The sequence GTCCTGTTCATCTTCCGTATCATGATCCTGGTTGTGGCTGCAGAGAGAGTCTGGGGAGATGAACAAGATGACTTTATCTGCAACACTTTGCAACCTGGTTGCAAGAATGTTTGCTATGATCACTTTTTCCCCATCTCTCACATCAGACTCTGGGCCCTGCAGCTGATCTTCGTTTCTACCCCTGCACTGCTGGTGGCCATGCATGTGGCTTACAGGAGGCATGAGAAGAAAAGGCAGTTCAGAAAGGGAGACCAGAAATGCGAGTATAAGGACATTGAAGAAATCAGAACACAGAAGTTTCGTATTGAGGGCACCTTGTGGTGGACGTACACTTGCAGCATCTTCTTCAGATTGGTCTTTGAAGCAGTCTTCATGTATGCATTCTATTTCATGTATGATGGGTTCCGAATGCCTCGCTTAATGAAATGTAGTGCCTGG is a genomic window of Meleagris gallopavo isolate NT-WF06-2002-E0010 breed Aviagen turkey brand Nicholas breeding stock chromosome 1, Turkey_5.1, whole genome shotgun sequence containing:
- the LOC100549350 gene encoding gap junction beta-6 protein; amino-acid sequence: MDWGALQTILGGVNKHSTSIGKIWLTVLFIFRIMILVVAAERVWGDEQDDFICNTLQPGCKNVCYDHFFPISHIRLWALQLIFVSTPALLVAMHVAYRRHEKKRQFRKGDQKCEYKDIEEIRTQKFRIEGTLWWTYTCSIFFRLVFEAVFMYAFYFMYDGFRMPRLMKCSAWPCPNTVDCFVSRPTEKTVFTIFMIAVSSICILLNVAELCYLLTKFFLRRSRKAGNQKHHPNHENKEETKQNEMNELISDSCQNTVIGFTSS